One Periophthalmus magnuspinnatus isolate fPerMag1 chromosome 8, fPerMag1.2.pri, whole genome shotgun sequence genomic window carries:
- the pdgfbb gene encoding uncharacterized protein pdgfbb, with amino-acid sequence MSSWLALLLVTAACLRFGGAEGDPLPAALVELVRNSPISSIEDLQLLLLSDSVDEDQDTSAASGGHRLPRSLDAQPAQQALCKVRTEVVEVTRSMLDQSNAHFLLWPPCVEVQRCSGCCNTKSLQCVPVVTHTRYLQVMKIEYMNKKPTYAKAVVSVLDHVECRCQPATRPPPPKKKSPRRPHGNQAHGNQAHGNQAHGNQTLSTAQGQVKVHSKDELHQWDELKQNQRSHMEHDLTDQHWSLRGDTFTRAADSSSLPREHPSRAEEAFHLTPLWSRNSTSDKTGHSAGNITTEVRDNVRDIPSFGLDESTQTHSPTWHQDKYTQIQTSASSSSPASVTPNPDTHTEANGDERRPRPTKEPNPDPQVRHGDNETPQKDRLFEREEAKLEEERKELLLLHKRLDQEKEILRQQQLKREEEERLREAEGHLHKHHRHHVQTTTHTTATTATTTTATTQPPAAPAGPRPPAQPRQRRRRKNRKRISKAAMRAMLM; translated from the exons ATGAGCTCGTGGCTGGCGCTGCTGCTCGTGACGGCGGCGTGTCTGCGCTTTGGCGGTGCCGAG GGGGACCCTCTTCCTGCAGCGCTGGTGGAGCTGGTTAGAAACTCTCCCATCTCGTCCATAGAAGACCTCCAGCTGCTGCTGCTCTCTGACTCCGTAG ATGAAGACCAGGACACATCAGCAGCCTCTGGAGGTCACAGACTTCCTAGGAGTCTTG ATGCCCAGCCGGCGCAGCAGGCCCTGTGCAAGGTCCGGacggaggtggtggaggtgacCAGGTCCATGTTGGATCAGAGCAACGCGCACTTCCTCCTGTGGCCTCCCTGCGTGGAGGTGCAGCGCTGCTCGGGCTGCTGCAACACCAAGAGTCTCCAGTGTGTGCCCGTGGTCACGCACACCCGATACCTGCAG GTCATGAAGATCGAGTATATGAACAAAAAACCCACATACGCCAAAGCCGTGGTGTCTGTGTTGGACCATGTGGAGTGTCGGTGTCAGCCCGCGACACGACCGCCCCCGCCCAAAAAGAAGAGCCCCCGACGACCGCACGGCAACCAGGCGCACGGCAACCAGGCGCACGGCAACCAGGCGCACGGCAACCAGACGCTCAGCACCGCACAGGGGCAG GTGAAAGTTCACTCCAAAGACGAGCTGCACCAGTGGGACGAGCTGAAGCAGAACCAGAGGTCCCACATGGAGCACGACCTCACGGACCAGCACTGGAGCCTCAGAGGAGACACCTTCACCCGGGCGGCGGACAGCTCCAGCCTGCCCCGAGAGCACCCATCCCGGGCTGAGGAGGCCTTCCACCTCACGCCCCTCTGGTCCCGCAACTCCACCAGTGACAAGACTGGACACTCCGCTGGGAATATCACTACTGAGGTCAGGGACAACGTGCGGGACATTCCCAGCTTTGGTCTGGACGAGAGCACGCAAACGCACAGCCcgacatggcaccaggacaaatacacacaaatccAAACGAgcgcttcttcttcttctcctgcaTCCGTCACCCCGAACCCCGACACCCACACGGAGGCAAACGGGGACGAGAGGAGGCCCCGTCCCACCAAAGAGCCCAACCCGGACCCGCAGGTGAGACACGGGGACAATGAAACGCCCCAAAAGGACAGGTTATTTGAGCGGGAGGAGGCCAagttggaggaggagaggaaggagctgTTACTTCTCCACAAAAGGCTGGACCAAGAGAAGGAGATCCTCAGACAACAGCAGCTAAAAcgcgaagaggaggagaggctgagggaggCCGAGGGTCACCTGCACAAACACCACCGCCATCACGTGCAAACGACCACACACACGACAG CGACAACCGCCACAACGACAACCGCAACCACACAGCCGCCGGCAGCTCCAGCGGGGCCCAGGCCTCCAGCTCAGCCgcggcagaggaggaggaggaaaaaccGCAAACGGATTAGCAAGGCAGCTATGAGGGCGAtgctaatgtaa